A genomic window from Gammaproteobacteria bacterium includes:
- the gcvPA gene encoding aminomethyl-transferring glycine dehydrogenase subunit GcvPA — MPFVPHTEEDIRSMLETIGVNGIDDLFDEIPESLRAEGLKQVPEAMSEMALQRLMMQRAETDGRYINFIGAGAYEHHIPAAIWEITTRGEFYSAYTPYQAEASQGTLQLIYEYQSMMAKLMAMDASNASMYDGASALSEAVLAAVRTGKKARKILMPRTVHPTYRSVVKGIVSSQHIELMEVDYDSATGTTTQSCLEAVDLDNVVALVIPQPAFFGTLEDVDALTDWAHKNNLLVIAVVNPMAMSLFKAPGQWGTEGADFAVGEGQPMGIPLASGGPYFGFMCCRQQHIRQMPGRIVGRTVDLDGKQGFSLTLQAREQHIRRSKATSNICTNQGLMVTAATIYMAMMGGKGLRQVALASHNNAAKLRKELSAIDGVATVFDTPFFHEFVLKLNASAEDVLRSLEAQNIVGGYNISEHYPELGQAILVCATETRTENDIKQYAYHMDRIVSKRRLDPPCAKKVGSAE; from the coding sequence ATGCCATTTGTACCGCATACCGAAGAAGATATCCGTTCCATGCTTGAAACCATTGGTGTTAACGGCATTGATGACCTGTTTGATGAAATCCCTGAGTCGCTACGGGCGGAAGGATTGAAACAGGTTCCGGAGGCCATGAGCGAAATGGCGTTGCAAAGATTAATGATGCAGCGCGCCGAAACCGATGGTCGATACATCAACTTCATCGGTGCCGGTGCCTATGAGCATCATATTCCTGCTGCTATCTGGGAAATCACCACCCGTGGTGAATTCTATTCGGCGTATACACCTTACCAGGCTGAAGCCAGCCAGGGCACGTTGCAGCTGATCTATGAGTACCAGTCGATGATGGCCAAGTTAATGGCCATGGATGCATCCAATGCATCCATGTACGACGGTGCATCCGCCTTGTCAGAAGCCGTGCTCGCTGCGGTCCGTACCGGCAAGAAGGCACGTAAAATCCTGATGCCCAGGACCGTGCATCCGACTTACCGAAGTGTGGTGAAAGGTATTGTCAGCAGCCAGCATATAGAATTGATGGAAGTTGACTACGATAGTGCAACCGGTACAACCACGCAATCATGCCTGGAAGCTGTCGATCTCGACAATGTTGTCGCTCTGGTTATCCCGCAGCCGGCATTTTTCGGAACACTGGAAGATGTTGATGCGTTGACTGACTGGGCGCACAAGAACAACCTCCTGGTTATTGCCGTAGTCAATCCAATGGCCATGAGCCTGTTCAAGGCACCTGGACAGTGGGGCACCGAAGGCGCTGATTTCGCCGTTGGCGAAGGCCAGCCAATGGGTATACCGCTGGCGTCGGGTGGACCGTATTTTGGCTTCATGTGTTGCCGGCAGCAGCATATTCGCCAGATGCCTGGCCGTATCGTAGGCCGAACCGTTGACCTTGATGGCAAGCAGGGCTTCTCATTGACGTTGCAGGCACGCGAACAGCATATTCGTCGCTCCAAGGCGACTTCGAACATTTGTACCAACCAGGGGCTGATGGTCACCGCTGCGACCATTTATATGGCAATGATGGGTGGCAAGGGTTTGCGACAGGTGGCGCTGGCCAGCCACAATAATGCGGCGAAGCTTCGCAAGGAGCTGTCGGCTATTGATGGTGTAGCGACCGTTTTTGATACGCCGTTTTTCCATGAGTTTGTGCTGAAGCTGAATGCATCTGCCGAGGATGTTCTGCGCTCACTGGAAGCACAGAACATTGTAGGCGGCTACAACATCAGTGAGCATTATCCGGAACTGGGACAGGCCATACTTGTGTGTGCTACTGAGACCCGTACGGAGAATGATATCAAGCAGTACGCGTACCATATGGATCGTATTGTCAGCAAGCGCCGCCTGGATCCGCCTTGCGCGAAAAAGGTTGGCAGCGCCGAGTAA
- the gcvPB gene encoding aminomethyl-transferring glycine dehydrogenase subunit GcvPB: MLIFERSQPGRGNPTHWPESESVADDLPQHLLRNDIAELPEVSEMQVVRHYTGLSQKNFSIDTHFYPLGSCTMKYNPRACNTLASLPAFLGRHPLSSEATGQGFLACMYDLQKILKDVTGMKGVSLTPMAGAQGEFAGIAMIRAYHESRNDTARTEILVPDAAHGTNPATAVMCGYKVREIPTDDEGDVDLEALKAAVGPQTAGLMLTNPSTLGVFEKDIKDVQKIVHDAGGLLYYDGANLNAILGRVKPGDMGFDVMHLNLHKTFSTPHGGGGPGAGPVAVNEKLEPFLPVPMVGESHGRYFWMTEKTRPQTIGRLSAHMGNAGILLRAYIYARLLGRHGMHRVADFSTLNANYMMKRLKDAGFDMAFPTRRATHEFILTLKKLKDETGVIAMDVAKRLLDKGYHAPTTYFPLLVPECFLIEPTETEDKDTLDRFVEAMVEIETEAREQPEMVKSAPHTMPVRRLDDVRAARELDLVWQKQAD, encoded by the coding sequence ATGTTGATTTTTGAAAGATCGCAACCCGGCCGCGGAAACCCGACTCATTGGCCGGAATCCGAGAGCGTTGCTGATGATTTGCCACAGCACCTGCTGCGAAACGATATCGCGGAATTGCCCGAAGTATCGGAAATGCAGGTAGTGCGTCATTACACCGGCTTGAGTCAGAAAAACTTTTCCATCGATACACATTTCTACCCGCTGGGCTCATGCACGATGAAATACAATCCGCGTGCGTGCAATACCCTCGCCAGTTTGCCGGCGTTCCTCGGACGGCACCCGCTGTCATCGGAAGCAACCGGCCAGGGTTTCCTTGCGTGCATGTATGATCTTCAGAAGATATTGAAGGACGTTACCGGAATGAAGGGTGTGTCGTTAACGCCCATGGCCGGCGCCCAGGGCGAGTTTGCCGGTATTGCCATGATCCGCGCCTATCATGAATCCCGTAACGATACTGCGCGTACCGAGATACTGGTTCCGGATGCTGCTCATGGCACCAACCCGGCGACGGCGGTCATGTGTGGTTACAAGGTCAGGGAAATTCCAACGGACGACGAAGGTGACGTTGATCTCGAGGCGCTGAAAGCGGCAGTGGGTCCGCAAACTGCGGGGTTGATGCTGACTAACCCGTCGACACTGGGCGTGTTTGAAAAGGATATCAAGGACGTTCAGAAGATTGTGCACGATGCAGGCGGTTTGCTTTATTACGATGGCGCCAACCTCAACGCGATCCTGGGTCGGGTCAAGCCGGGTGATATGGGATTTGATGTCATGCACCTGAACCTGCACAAGACCTTTTCAACTCCGCATGGTGGCGGTGGACCGGGTGCCGGCCCGGTAGCTGTCAACGAAAAACTGGAGCCTTTCCTGCCCGTGCCCATGGTCGGAGAATCCCATGGCAGGTATTTCTGGATGACGGAAAAAACGCGCCCGCAAACTATCGGTCGCCTGTCAGCGCATATGGGCAATGCCGGCATTCTGCTTCGCGCCTATATCTATGCCCGATTGCTGGGTCGTCATGGAATGCACCGGGTTGCGGACTTTTCCACGTTAAACGCGAACTACATGATGAAGCGCCTGAAAGATGCCGGATTTGATATGGCGTTCCCTACACGTCGGGCAACCCATGAATTTATTCTGACGCTCAAGAAGCTGAAAGATGAAACCGGTGTTATCGCCATGGATGTCGCCAAGCGACTGCTCGACAAGGGCTACCATGCGCCAACAACCTACTTCCCTTTGCTGGTGCCGGAATGTTTCCTGATTGAGCCTACCGAGACTGAAGACAAGGATACGCTGGATCGTTTTGTGGAGGCGATGGTAGAGATTGAAACCGAGGCTCGAGAGCAGCCGGAAATGGTCAAATCAGCGCCGCATACCATGCCGGTTCGTCGGCTGGATGATGTCCGGGCTGCGCGTGAACTGGACCTGGTATGGCAAAAGCAGGCTGACTAG
- a CDS encoding WD40 repeat domain-containing protein, with translation MLQIILPASTRCRARENTAIAMREIVSAVVTIGLLCLPAAHASGTGVTQTAPRASNTGLLAAIKGDGSRTNPVTNETIRRSEQPPMFQHSVTLVHSIDQHPGAIHSAAFVNGDSRIATASDDNLVRIWSVATGKLVLTLKGHSRSVLALASSGDGKLLASAGNDAKIILWDMRRGRKLSEFNGHDYAVFSLAFSPQGGLLASGGKDETIMIWDTRRKRRLHELSGHNDSILALAFSPNGETLVSGSDDGQLKYWSVLNGKETNSLFGHMGRVNAVSYSTDGNKIASSGKSRILKIRHAPTGDELVTLSESPEQVNALTFTPDGRQLLGAGSDQQVHIWNTSSGARHDSFGCSGGAMLSLIVSRTGLVAAGSKDGRLCIWKNN, from the coding sequence ATGTTGCAAATCATCCTGCCGGCTTCAACGCGGTGCCGGGCTCGCGAAAACACGGCCATTGCGATGCGCGAAATAGTCTCGGCTGTGGTCACGATCGGCCTGCTTTGCCTGCCAGCTGCACACGCGAGCGGAACCGGGGTCACGCAAACCGCCCCCCGGGCGAGCAACACGGGCCTGCTCGCGGCAATAAAGGGTGACGGCAGCCGGACTAACCCGGTTACCAACGAGACGATTCGGCGATCCGAACAGCCACCGATGTTTCAGCATTCAGTCACACTGGTACACAGTATTGACCAACATCCGGGCGCGATTCATTCCGCCGCCTTTGTTAACGGCGATTCCCGCATCGCCACCGCCAGCGATGACAATCTAGTGCGTATCTGGTCCGTCGCTACCGGGAAACTGGTACTCACGCTCAAAGGGCACAGTCGCAGCGTTCTCGCCCTGGCTTCATCAGGCGACGGCAAGCTGCTGGCGTCAGCCGGCAATGACGCCAAGATCATTCTCTGGGACATGCGTCGCGGTCGAAAACTTTCCGAGTTCAATGGGCACGACTACGCCGTGTTCAGCCTGGCGTTTTCGCCGCAAGGCGGGCTACTGGCCTCCGGGGGCAAAGATGAAACGATCATGATCTGGGACACCCGGCGCAAACGCCGTCTCCACGAATTGTCCGGGCACAACGACAGCATACTGGCCCTGGCATTTTCTCCGAATGGCGAAACATTGGTCAGCGGTTCTGATGACGGGCAACTAAAATACTGGTCGGTACTGAACGGCAAGGAGACGAACAGCCTGTTTGGCCACATGGGGCGCGTCAACGCGGTCAGCTATTCAACTGACGGTAACAAGATCGCATCTTCCGGAAAGAGTCGGATACTCAAGATTCGGCACGCACCGACAGGAGACGAGTTGGTTACGCTTTCCGAATCTCCCGAACAGGTAAACGCGCTGACCTTTACGCCGGATGGACGTCAATTGCTGGGTGCAGGCAGCGATCAGCAAGTGCATATCTGGAACACCAGCAGCGGCGCCAGGCATGACAGCTTCGGCTGCTCGGGCGGCGCAATGCTCAGCCTCATCGTATCCAGGACCGGGCTGGTGGCTGCCGGCAGCAAGGATGGCAGGCTGTGTATCTGGAAAAATAACTAG
- a CDS encoding diacylglycerol kinase, protein MTKSVNSAFSLGRIVRAFRYSIQGLKAAWRHEAAFRQELAACGVLLPVAVWLGPTVSDRLWLIASLVLVLLVELLNSAIEALVDWRDEPPHPFAGRAKDLGSAAVLLAVVLALLTWLAVLWPHYLAGGW, encoded by the coding sequence ATGACCAAATCCGTTAACAGCGCTTTCAGCCTGGGGCGCATAGTCAGAGCCTTCAGGTATTCAATTCAGGGGCTGAAAGCGGCCTGGCGCCACGAGGCCGCGTTTCGGCAGGAATTGGCGGCCTGCGGGGTTTTGCTGCCCGTCGCCGTGTGGCTGGGGCCGACAGTTTCAGATCGCCTGTGGCTGATCGCCAGCCTGGTTCTGGTATTGCTGGTGGAATTGCTGAATTCAGCAATTGAGGCGCTCGTGGACTGGCGTGATGAGCCGCCGCATCCATTCGCCGGAAGAGCCAAGGATCTTGGCTCGGCGGCTGTATTGCTGGCAGTGGTGCTGGCACTGCTCACCTGGTTGGCGGTGCTGTGGCCACATTATCTCGCAGGCGGGTGGTGA
- a CDS encoding isoprenylcysteine carboxylmethyltransferase family protein, with product MQFLHTLFSHPGMRKAFLAVRVPVVLVALAVFAWFMKTDWLIPAVALSFFGEIIQVWCFASLVKNEELTARGPYVMVRNPMYLGRYFLILGFVMLLANVWVIIAYTVLYYFYMVNRVKREESRLKKLLGEPYTRYCASTWRFLPRLNRLFRSEVWFWDWRVMTSNNGHWNFLSAIASWAVVAAAFWLRPLI from the coding sequence ATGCAATTTCTTCATACCCTGTTCAGCCACCCGGGAATGCGCAAAGCATTCCTGGCCGTGCGCGTTCCTGTTGTCCTGGTGGCATTGGCGGTATTTGCCTGGTTCATGAAAACCGACTGGCTGATTCCGGCCGTAGCACTGTCGTTTTTTGGTGAAATCATCCAGGTCTGGTGTTTCGCCTCCCTGGTAAAAAATGAAGAGCTAACCGCTCGCGGACCCTATGTCATGGTGAGAAATCCCATGTACTTGGGACGCTACTTCCTGATCCTGGGTTTTGTCATGTTGCTGGCCAATGTCTGGGTGATAATCGCCTACACGGTGTTGTATTACTTTTATATGGTAAACCGGGTGAAACGCGAAGAATCTCGCCTGAAAAAACTGCTCGGAGAGCCTTACACCCGCTACTGCGCCAGTACCTGGCGTTTTCTGCCGCGTCTGAATCGTTTGTTCCGCAGCGAAGTCTGGTTCTGGGACTGGCGGGTAATGACCAGCAATAACGGTCATTGGAACTTTTTGTCGGCCATTGCCTCGTGGGCGGTGGTTGCGGCTGCCTTCTGGCTTCGTCCGCTGATCTAG
- the lgt gene encoding prolipoprotein diacylglyceryl transferase has protein sequence MIVPDINPVAIQLGPLKVHWYGLMYLAGFASAWWVGQWRARHIHRGWKPEEVGDLIFYFALSIIIGGRLGYVLFYNPAYYFNHPLEAFFIWTGGMSFHGGTIGALAGFYLYARHTGRNMVEVADFSIVLVPLGLFFGRIGNFINQELWGKVTDMPWGMVFRTGGPLPRHPSMLYEAVLEGLVLFVILWMVTRKPRPMGTASGVFLVGYGVFRWLVELVRVPDAHIGYLAFDWLTMGQVLSLPMIVGGVALIWWAHRKQVI, from the coding sequence ATGATTGTTCCTGACATCAATCCCGTCGCAATTCAGCTTGGCCCGTTAAAGGTTCACTGGTACGGGCTCATGTACCTTGCCGGTTTTGCCAGTGCCTGGTGGGTCGGACAATGGCGTGCCCGCCATATTCATAGGGGCTGGAAACCGGAAGAAGTCGGCGACCTGATTTTCTATTTTGCTTTGTCCATCATTATTGGTGGTCGTCTCGGATACGTGCTGTTTTACAACCCTGCCTATTATTTCAACCATCCGCTTGAAGCATTTTTTATCTGGACCGGCGGCATGTCGTTTCACGGCGGAACAATTGGCGCACTGGCAGGATTCTACCTGTATGCAAGACACACCGGGCGCAACATGGTGGAAGTGGCAGACTTCAGTATCGTCCTGGTGCCGCTGGGACTGTTTTTCGGTCGAATCGGTAATTTCATTAACCAGGAACTGTGGGGCAAGGTAACAGACATGCCCTGGGGCATGGTATTTCGTACCGGTGGACCGTTGCCGCGCCACCCGTCAATGCTGTATGAAGCCGTACTCGAGGGGCTGGTATTGTTTGTAATCCTGTGGATGGTAACGCGCAAGCCGCGACCCATGGGAACAGCGTCAGGCGTGTTTCTTGTCGGTTATGGCGTGTTCAGGTGGTTGGTTGAGCTTGTTCGTGTCCCCGATGCTCATATCGGTTATCTCGCCTTTGACTGGTTGACCATGGGCCAGGTATTAAGTCTGCCTATGATAGTGGGTGGTGTTGCGCTGATCTGGTGGGCACACCGCAAACAGGTGATCTGA
- a CDS encoding YiiX/YebB-like N1pC/P60 family cysteine hydrolase encodes MNPIKPVDTMAVCQAHLPAHEAGQSNPDFTVQEVVAAQSTIEAALALRAVTIDLAHDLDRKIDKGQPLSGHDLDLLNQGVVEYLKIREQLLQIARHHACWLDMSAETRVRYGLDEDNFNLGIYLSLATALVLYDNYLMGVALFEQNSKLRKVLNRKDTGYGLQKNSLNRIYLSYIEPENREKLRQAIRFYSERPASSLLTGREETQYLKILIEQSPSFHKVKTRQGLASLWRDLSLMQRLGVDTLKGLLKSGVNLFSSLFGNTVGLVETRRGKLHHDRSAYNYLAERLQPGDILLEKTPFRLTDKLIPGHWGHAAVWVGTQQQLAALGLQDDELVRRHWRRLGRGKSVAEALRSGVQLNTLRHFLNVDDVVVLRQAGLDDAGRRRIVIRALRQLGKYYDFNFDVETTDRIVCSELVYLSHTDIDWPTSNALGRATISPDQIAVRAGVDRPLIVVAMYLDGERISSGLAERLASVSR; translated from the coding sequence GTGAACCCGATCAAGCCGGTTGACACCATGGCGGTATGCCAGGCGCACTTGCCTGCGCATGAAGCCGGGCAGTCTAACCCTGATTTTACTGTTCAGGAAGTCGTGGCAGCGCAATCCACCATTGAAGCCGCCCTGGCGTTGCGAGCCGTGACCATTGATCTGGCGCATGACCTGGATCGTAAGATTGACAAGGGGCAGCCCTTGTCCGGCCATGATCTTGACCTGCTTAACCAGGGAGTCGTGGAATATCTGAAAATTCGCGAGCAGCTGCTGCAGATTGCACGGCATCATGCCTGCTGGCTGGACATGTCAGCGGAAACCCGGGTGCGGTACGGTCTGGATGAGGACAATTTCAACCTGGGTATCTACTTGTCACTGGCAACCGCGCTGGTTCTGTATGACAACTACCTGATGGGTGTTGCGTTGTTCGAACAAAACAGCAAATTGCGCAAGGTGCTGAACCGGAAAGATACCGGTTACGGTCTGCAAAAAAATTCCCTCAACCGGATATACCTGTCTTATATCGAGCCCGAGAACCGGGAGAAGCTGCGCCAGGCTATTCGGTTTTACAGCGAAAGGCCGGCCAGCAGTTTGCTGACCGGCCGTGAAGAAACCCAGTACCTGAAAATCCTGATCGAGCAGAGCCCGTCGTTTCACAAGGTCAAAACCAGGCAAGGCCTGGCCAGCTTGTGGCGGGATTTGTCGCTAATGCAACGGCTTGGTGTCGATACGTTGAAAGGCTTGCTAAAGAGTGGCGTTAACCTGTTCAGCAGCCTGTTCGGCAATACTGTCGGTCTCGTCGAAACGCGGCGCGGAAAATTGCATCATGATCGCAGCGCCTATAATTATCTTGCCGAGAGGTTGCAGCCAGGTGATATCCTGCTGGAAAAAACCCCGTTTCGCCTGACTGACAAACTGATACCCGGCCACTGGGGTCACGCGGCCGTGTGGGTGGGTACACAGCAGCAGCTTGCAGCGCTGGGGCTTCAGGACGACGAGCTGGTGCGCCGACACTGGCGTCGCCTGGGGCGGGGCAAATCGGTGGCGGAGGCGCTGCGATCCGGGGTACAACTCAATACACTGAGGCATTTTCTCAACGTTGATGATGTCGTGGTCTTGCGTCAGGCTGGACTGGATGATGCGGGACGCCGTCGTATTGTTATCAGGGCATTACGACAATTGGGAAAATACTATGACTTCAATTTTGACGTTGAAACAACGGATCGCATTGTTTGTTCAGAGCTGGTGTATCTCAGTCATACCGATATAGACTGGCCGACCAGTAATGCACTGGGTCGGGCAACCATCAGCCCGGACCAGATAGCCGTACGGGCGGGTGTTGATCGACCATTGATCGTGGTTGCCATGTACCTGGATGGCGAACGAATAAGCAGTGGCCTGGCGGAACGATTGGCGTCAGTGAGTCGCTGA
- a CDS encoding NAD-dependent succinate-semialdehyde dehydrogenase, with protein MVMQTLNPATGEIIKTFDSWGESEIHSVLTAVAAATPAWAKSPYAERAKHLLSAATILRKNRDAYAAIITEEMGKPIIEARGEIEKCALVCEYYAEHGEAFLADEFLQSDASKSYVAYLPLGTVLAVMPWNFPFWQVFRFAAPGLMAGNTGLLKHASNVPQCALAIEDVFRQAGFPDNVFRTLMISAGQTKAVIEDERVHAVTLTGSEAAGRKVASAAGGALKKSVLELGGSDAFVVLDDADLDLASTVGVQSRYLNDGQSCIAAKRFILVPEIADAFIEEFAKKAQALIMGNPADEKTQIGPMARHDLRDELHGQVTDSIKAGAKAVFGCERPDNNGAFYPPSMIDNVTPGMRAYEEELFGPVAIVIRARDEADALRIANDHKYGLGGSVWTGDNDRGNAFARRMQSGATFVNGLVKSDPRLPFGGVKASGYGRELSQHGIREFVNAKTIWIR; from the coding sequence ATGGTCATGCAAACACTCAACCCCGCTACCGGGGAAATAATAAAGACTTTTGACAGTTGGGGCGAGTCCGAGATTCATTCTGTCTTGACTGCAGTTGCTGCCGCAACTCCGGCCTGGGCGAAATCTCCCTATGCGGAACGTGCCAAACACCTGCTCTCTGCGGCAACGATTTTACGAAAAAATCGTGACGCCTATGCTGCCATCATTACCGAAGAGATGGGCAAACCGATTATCGAGGCACGCGGCGAAATAGAAAAGTGCGCCCTGGTTTGTGAATATTATGCTGAACACGGTGAAGCGTTTCTTGCCGATGAATTCCTGCAATCTGATGCGAGCAAAAGCTATGTCGCCTATTTGCCGCTGGGCACGGTGCTCGCGGTAATGCCGTGGAATTTTCCTTTCTGGCAGGTGTTTCGCTTCGCCGCCCCCGGGCTGATGGCAGGAAATACCGGCCTGCTCAAACACGCTTCCAACGTGCCCCAGTGCGCACTCGCCATAGAGGATGTATTCCGGCAAGCCGGGTTCCCGGACAATGTTTTCCGCACGTTAATGATCTCCGCCGGCCAGACAAAAGCCGTGATCGAAGATGAACGCGTGCACGCTGTCACGCTCACCGGCAGCGAAGCTGCCGGCAGAAAGGTCGCCTCGGCTGCAGGCGGTGCCTTGAAAAAATCCGTTCTTGAGCTTGGTGGTTCCGATGCCTTTGTCGTTCTGGATGATGCTGACCTGGACCTGGCATCAACAGTTGGCGTTCAGTCGCGCTATCTCAATGATGGTCAAAGCTGTATTGCCGCCAAACGCTTTATCCTGGTTCCGGAAATTGCTGACGCCTTTATTGAAGAGTTTGCAAAAAAGGCGCAGGCGCTGATTATGGGCAACCCGGCAGATGAAAAGACACAAATCGGTCCGATGGCACGCCATGATCTTCGTGATGAATTACACGGCCAGGTTACAGATTCGATAAAGGCCGGTGCAAAAGCGGTATTCGGCTGCGAGAGGCCGGATAACAACGGCGCCTTCTATCCGCCATCCATGATTGACAATGTGACACCTGGCATGCGCGCCTACGAGGAAGAACTGTTTGGCCCCGTGGCCATCGTCATTCGCGCCCGCGATGAAGCCGATGCGTTACGCATAGCCAATGACCACAAGTATGGTCTTGGTGGTTCCGTATGGACAGGCGACAACGATCGCGGCAACGCTTTCGCACGGCGCATGCAGTCAGGCGCAACGTTTGTTAACGGGTTGGTCAAGAGCGATCCGCGCCTGCCGTTTGGCGGCGTCAAGGCTTCCGGTTATGGTCGCGAACTGTCACAACATGGTATTCGGGAGTTTGTTAACGCCAAGACTATCTGGATTCGATAA
- a CDS encoding transglycosylase SLT domain-containing protein — protein sequence MAAPPAMALFPDDKEAQRQNYRKAVTALKQRDYYQYAKLLRELDDYPLKPLLEFQYLKNRVALTPAVTLHQFITDYDYTPQADFLRSRWLQHLVGQGDWETFMKEYSDSEKDESLQCHQLNYLLRTSADQAPLMTRAENLWMTAKRLPAACNAVFDRWKQAGHMTKSLVWTRIKLAMEKRRVSLARSIANTYLDELDRIWFRRWEAIHHHPDRELRQISYRVETPVARQIIKHGIVRIAYRDPDAAMDMWTRMKARFAFFGEDESYILAKVGVLAARHHSDSAFEWLARVSVAENDENLRMWRLKSALRESEWSTARYFLASLSDEEQNSERWQYWRARIMEHTDEKDEALALFRNLSRQRSYYGFLAADRVNVEYSMGHKPVEASEAELDAMQKRPGMVVARELYDMGETHEARRQWNWMIGRMNKAELKVAALVAQQWGWHDRAILTVARADHFDDLDLRFPVIYREMVEANAERTGLEPSWIYGVMRQESAFVQDARSPVGALGLMQLMPGTGRQVGRKLKLPIRDRSSILKVENNVLLGSSYLKSVFDRYNGNQMLATASYNAGPHRVKRWLPDEKQLPGDVWVETIPFDETREYVKNVLSFTSVYNHRLGETPRRLKLRMGDLEPENGND from the coding sequence ATGGCAGCGCCGCCGGCAATGGCCTTGTTTCCGGATGACAAGGAAGCTCAGCGCCAGAATTATCGCAAGGCTGTAACTGCACTCAAGCAGCGCGATTATTATCAATATGCCAAGTTGTTGCGCGAACTGGATGATTACCCGCTCAAGCCGCTTCTGGAATTTCAATACCTGAAAAATCGCGTTGCGTTAACGCCCGCCGTAACACTGCATCAATTTATCACGGATTATGACTATACGCCCCAGGCAGATTTTTTGCGTAGCCGCTGGTTACAGCACCTGGTCGGTCAGGGAGACTGGGAAACCTTTATGAAAGAGTACAGTGATTCAGAGAAAGACGAGTCACTGCAATGTCACCAGCTGAATTACCTGCTTCGCACGAGCGCAGACCAGGCGCCGTTAATGACCAGGGCCGAAAACCTGTGGATGACTGCAAAGCGCTTGCCGGCAGCATGCAATGCTGTATTCGATCGGTGGAAACAGGCAGGCCACATGACCAAGAGTCTCGTCTGGACGCGTATCAAGCTGGCGATGGAAAAGCGTCGTGTCAGCCTGGCGCGTTCAATTGCCAATACCTATCTTGATGAACTGGACAGAATCTGGTTCCGGCGCTGGGAGGCAATTCACCATCACCCGGATCGTGAATTGCGCCAGATCAGTTACCGGGTTGAAACACCGGTGGCGCGGCAGATTATCAAGCATGGAATTGTTCGTATTGCCTACCGTGATCCGGATGCCGCCATGGATATGTGGACCAGGATGAAAGCCAGGTTTGCGTTCTTCGGGGAAGATGAAAGCTACATTCTTGCCAAGGTAGGCGTGCTCGCAGCAAGACATCATTCTGATTCTGCCTTTGAATGGCTGGCGCGTGTCAGCGTGGCTGAAAATGACGAGAATCTGCGCATGTGGCGACTAAAGTCGGCATTACGCGAAAGCGAGTGGTCCACGGCACGCTATTTCCTGGCCAGCCTGAGCGATGAGGAACAGAACAGCGAGCGTTGGCAGTATTGGCGCGCGCGGATCATGGAACATACTGACGAAAAGGATGAAGCACTGGCGCTGTTCCGGAACTTGTCCCGACAGCGCAGTTATTATGGCTTCCTGGCGGCTGATCGAGTCAATGTCGAATACAGCATGGGCCACAAGCCCGTGGAAGCCTCCGAAGCAGAACTGGATGCAATGCAGAAACGCCCTGGCATGGTGGTTGCGCGGGAGCTCTACGATATGGGCGAGACTCACGAGGCGCGCAGGCAGTGGAACTGGATGATAGGCCGGATGAACAAGGCCGAGTTGAAGGTAGCGGCACTGGTTGCGCAGCAATGGGGTTGGCATGATCGTGCAATATTGACTGTTGCCCGCGCGGATCATTTCGACGACCTGGATTTGCGGTTTCCGGTTATTTATCGCGAGATGGTTGAAGCCAATGCCGAGCGTACCGGCCTCGAGCCAAGCTGGATTTACGGTGTAATGCGCCAGGAAAGCGCGTTTGTTCAGGATGCGCGTTCACCTGTCGGGGCGCTTGGTTTGATGCAGCTGATGCCGGGAACCGGGCGCCAGGTTGGACGCAAGCTGAAGTTGCCAATCCGTGATCGTTCATCAATTCTCAAGGTTGAAAACAATGTCTTGCTGGGGTCCAGCTATCTGAAATCCGTATTCGATCGTTATAACGGTAACCAGATGCTGGCCACGGCTTCCTATAATGCCGGGCCGCATCGCGTCAAGCGCTGGCTGCCGGATGAAAAACAACTGCCTGGCGATGTCTGGGTCGAAACCATCCCGTTTGATGAAACGCGTGAGTATGTGAAAAACGTACTCAGTTTTACCTCGGTCTATAATCATCGCCTCGGTGAAACACCACGGCGCCTGAAACTGCGCATGGGTGACCTGGAGCCTGAAAACGGTAACGACTGA